GGGGGGGGGGCGCCCCCCCCCCCCCGCCCCCCCCCGCCCGGTGGAGGGTCAGCTGCCGGCGTCCGCCACGGCCAGACGTGCCGCACGGCCGTCCGCCGCGGCCAGTGCCAGCTCGGCCAGCTCCTCACAGCGCGCGAGCGGGGTCCCGGCCAGCGACGCGCGGACCTCGGGCAGGGCTGCCGGCGACATCGACAGGCTGGAGCAGCCGAGGCCGGTGAGGACCAGCGCGAGCAGGGGGTCGCTCGCGGCCTCTCCGCACACCCCGACCGGCACGTCCGCGCGCCGGCCGGCGGCCGCCGTGCGGGCCACCAGGTCGAGGACCGCCGGCTGCCACGGGTCGAGCAGCTCACCGAGCTCGCCGACGAGCCGGTCGGCGGCGAAGGTGTACTGCGACAGGTCGTTGGTGCCGATCGACACGAAGTCGACGACCTCGACCAGCCGCTCGGCCTGGAGCGCGAGGGACGGCACCTCGACCATCACCCCGACGGTGGGCAGCCCGGCAGACCGCGCCCACTCGACGAACCCCTCGGCCTCGGCTGCGGTGGCGATCATCGGCGCCATCACCCGGACGTCGCACGGCGCGTCGGCCGCTGCGGTCGCGAGGGCGCGGAGCTGGCGGTCGATGACCTCCGGCTCGAGCTCCCGGAGGCGCCAGCCCCGCAGACCGAGCGCCGGGTTGTCGCCGGGGCCGGGATCGATGAAGGGCAGCGGCTTGTCCGCACCGACGTCGAGGGTGCGGACGACCACGACGCGGCCGCCGAACGCCTCGAACAGCCGGCGGTAGGCGGCGGCCTGCTCGGCCTCGGTCGGCTCCTCGGTCCGGTCGAGGAAGAGGAACTCGGTGCGGAACAGCCCGACGCCCTCCGCGTCGACGTCGGCGGCCGCGGTGTCGTCGACGTCCCCGAGGTTGAGCAGCAGCTTCACCGCGTGGCCGTCTGCGGTCCGTCCGGGTCCGGTCGACGTGGCGAGCAGGGCCTCGCGCTCGGCGATGCGCGTGCGCGCCGCGGCGAGCGCCGCCTCGTCGGGCGCAACGGTCACCACACCGGTCGACCCGTCGACGATCACCTCGGTGTCCTCGTCGAGGTCGACTACCCCGCGGCACGACACGATCGCGGGGATGCCGAGGGACTTGGCGATGATCGCGGTGTGGCTGGTGGGGCCGCCGCGCTCGGTCACCAGCGCGACCACCTTGGCGGGATCGAGGTCGACGGTGTCGGCGGGGGCGAGGTCCTCGGCGACCAGCACGAAGGGGGCGTCCCGATCGGGGACCCCGGGCATCGGCAGGTGCAGCAGCCGGGCGATCACGCGGTTGCGCAGGTCGTCGAGGTCGGCGGCCCGCTCGGCCAGGTAGCCGCCGGCCGACTCGAGCGCGGACCGGAAGTGCCCGATCGCGTCCTCGACGGCGTAGGCGGCCGGCTTCCCGTCGTCGATCGCGTCGGCCACCATCGACGCGAGCGTCGGGTCCCGGGCCATCATCACCTGCGCCTCGAGGACGTCGACGGCCTCGCCGGAGGCCCGGTCCCGGCGACGCTCGAGGTCGACGGCGACCTCCTCGAGCGCGCGGTCGGCGCGTGCGCGGTCCTCGGCGGGGTCGTTGCGGACCCGGGCGGCCGGCAGCTCGGAGATCGGGGTCCCCATCTGCGCGACCGGGCCGATGCCGATGCCGGCGCAGACGCCCGTGCCGGTCAGCTGCCGCTCGCGCACGGTCGTCACGTCACGCGTCCTGGTCGGTGGCGATCAGGTCCGCGACCGCGTCGACGGACTCCTGCGCACCCTCGCCCTCCGCCGCGACGGTCACCTCGTCGCCGTGCTCGGCGCCGAGGGAGAGCAGGGAGAGGAGGGAGCGCGCGTCGACCGGCCCCTTGTCCCCCTTCGACAGGGTGACGACGGCCGGTTGGGCGGTCGCCAGCTTGACGACGGCGCCCGCCGGTCGGGCGTGCAGCCCCACCGAGGACCCGACCGTGACGGTGCGGCTGACGGATGCGGACGTGATGTCGGTGCTCATGGGTATCGGCTCCTCCGGGCGCGATGGGGCTGGCTCAGGGCTCGACGACGACCTTGATGGCCTCGCCGCTGATGACCGCCTCGATGGCCCGGTGGACCTCCGACAGCGGCATCCGGTGGGTGATCAGGTCCTCGACCGGCACCGCGCCGGACGCGATCAGGTCCAGGGCCCGCCGGTTGTGGTCGGGGCTCGAGCCGTTCGCGCCGACGATGGTCAGCTCCTTGTAGTGCACGGCGTTCGAGTCGAGGCGGATGTAGGGGTCGTCCTTCGGCAGGCCGCCGAAGAAGCTGATGCGCCCCTCGGGGGCGACCATCTCGATGGCGTCCTCCTGGGCCTTGCCGGACGGCGCGGCGGTGATGACGACGGACGCACCACGGCCACCGGTCAGCTCGCGGACCGCGTCGATGACCTCCTGTCCCGAGCCCTCGATCATCGCGTCGGGCTCGACGCGGTCGGCCGACAGCTTCAGGCGGTCGGCGTTGATGTCGGTCAGGAAGACCCTGGCCGCGCCCTTCGAGCGGGCCAGGCGGACGTGGAGGCAGCCGATGGGGCCCGCGCCCATCACGACGACGACGTCCCCCTCACCCACGCGGGCGAGCTCCTGGGCGTTGAGCGCGCAGGCCAGCGGCTCGGTCACCGCGGCCTCGGCGTAGCTCAGGCCCTCGGGGATCGGGTTGACCCCGCCGACGCGGACGACCAGCTCGGGGACGATCATGTACTCGGCGAACCCGCCGGGGTACTGGTAGCCCATCGACGTCTGGTTCTCACAGACCTGGGCGATGCCGGCCTCGCATGCCCAGCACTCGCCGCAGGGGACCGCGGCGATGACCTGGACCCGGTCGCCGACGGCGAAGCCCTCGGTGCCCTCGCCGACCTCGACGACCTCGCCGGCCAGCTCGTGGCCGATCACCTGCGGGGGGTCGAGGCGGGGGTGGCCGTGGCGGAAGATCTTCGCGTCCGTGCCGCAGGTGGCCGTCGCGTGCATCCGCAGCTTCAGCTCACCCGGCCCGGCGGTCGGTTCGGGGACGTCCTCGAGGCGGAGGTCGCCGGGTTCGTGGAAGTTGGCAGCGAGCATGGCAGTGCACCTCTGGTGGTGGTTCTCGGTCGAGGGGTGGCGGGGGGGTGCGGGTGGCGCCCCGGGGTCCGGGGGGCGCCACCCGGGGGGGGTGGTCGGTCAGCCGTCGCCGGCCAGCAGCGCCAGGACCACCTCGGGGTCGTCGGTCGTCCGCAAGGCCTCGGCCCGGGCCGGGTCGAGCAGGATGGTGGCCAACGTGGACATGACCTGGACGTGCTCGTCCGCCGCCGCGGCGATGGCGATGCACGCCCGGACGTCCTGCCCCTCCCAGTCGATCCCGTCGGGGAACTGCAGGAAGGCCAGGCAGGGGCGGTTGACCAGCGCCCGCGCGTCGTTCGTGCCGTGCGGGATGGCGAACTGCTCACCGACGTAGGAGCTCACCATCGCCTCGCGCTCCTGCATCGCGTCGGCGTAGGCCGGTTGGACGGCGCCCAGCTCGACGAGCAGGGCACCGGCCTGGGCGACGGCGTCCGCACGGTCGGTGGACGCGAGCCCGAGCTTGATCCCAGCCCGTGGGAGCAGCTCCCCCACGGGCCGGGAGGACGTGCCGGGAGCGGCGTCAGCCACCGAGGACGCCCCCGTCGCGGACGGCGGCCTCGAGGCGGTCGAAGGCCGGGTCGCCCATGAACATGTTGAACGGCAGGACCACGGTGTTGGGCGCCGCCTGGCGGGCCCGGTCGGACAGGCCCTGCTGGCACACGACCACGTCACCGGTGTCGTCGGTCAGCCGGTTGACCGGGCTGTGGGTGACGCTGACGCCGTAGGGCTTCAGGCGTTGGCCCAGCTGGGTGGTGAGCAGGACGCTCGATCCCATCCCGGCCTCGCAGGCCACGATGACGGACTTGACGTCCTTGCCGTCGATCTCCGGCATCTCAGGCCCCCGACGGCTGGGCGCGGACGCCCTTGTTGGCCTTGGACTGGGCGGCGGCGGCCTCGAGGTCCGCAGGTGCCTCCTCGGTCGCGCCGAGCTTCAGCAGGATGACCCCGACCACGGCCGCGACGGCGGTGGAGAGGGCGATCCCGAGCAGCGGGCCGAAGAACCCACCCCGCGGCGTGACGGCCAGGTAGGCGAAGATGGAGCCGGGCGACGGCGTGGCCACCAGGCCGGCGCCGGTGATCATGAACGTGGCGACGCCCGTGGCGCCACCGGCGATGGCGGCCAGGATCAGACGCGGCTTCATCAGGATGTACGGGAAGTAGATCTCGTGGATGCCGCCGAGGAAGTGGATGATCATCGCGCCGGGGACGGACGGGCGCACCTCGCGGGGTCCGGCGAGCCAGAAGGCGATCAGGACGCCGAGGCCCGGGCCCGGGTTGGTCTCGATCATGAACATGATCGACTTGCCCAGCTCCTCGGCCTCGACCGCGCCGAGCGGGCCGAAGACGCCGTGGTTGATCGCGTTGTTGAGGAACAGCACCTTCGCGGGCTCGACCAGGATCGACGCCAGCGGCAGCAGGCTGTTGGTGACGAGGAAGTCGACGCCGTTGCCGAGCACGTCGGTCAGGGCCGACACCACCGGTCCGATGACGAGGTAGCCCACGATGGCCATGCCCATGCCGAGGATGCCCAGGCTGAAGTTGTTGACCAGCATCTCGAAGCCGGCCTTGATCCTCGGCTGGACGACCTTGTCGAACTCCTTCAGCACCCAGGCGGCCAGCGGACCGATGATCATCGCGCCGAGGAACATCGGGATCTCGGAGCCGACGATCACGCCGGTGGTCGCGATGGCGCCGATCACGGCGCCGCGCTGGTCGTGGACCAGGCGTCCGGCGGTGTAGCCGATGAGGATCGGCAGCAGGAAGTTGATCATCGGGCCGACCATCTCGGCCAGCGATTCGTTGGGGGTCCAGCCGGTCTCGATGAACATGGCCGTGATGAGGCCCCACGCGAGGAACGCCCCGATGTTGGGCATCACCATCGCGGCCATGTTCCCGCCGACCTTCTGGAGCCTGGCGCGCCACCCGGCCTGGGGTGTGGGCGCGCCTGCGGCTACAGCGCTCATGTCCTCTCCTCTCCTCACCCGTTCGGGTGTCGGCTCGTGCGCGCGGGTGCGCGCAGGTGTGCTCAGCCCGCGGCGATCCGCGCGCCGCTGTCGGCCATGACCCAGGACCGCAGGGGCCGTCCGGGGTCGGGGTCCTCCTCCACCACGACGTCGTCGGGGCGCAGGTCTGCAGGTCTGGGGAGGGAGCTGCCGGGCAGCTGGACCGCCGCGGCGCCGTAGGCGACCGCCAGGCGCAGGGCCTCTGCGGGGCCGGCGCCGTCGCGGTCGAGCGCGGCGAGGTAGCCGGCGAGCAGCGAGTCCCCGGCGCCGACGGAGCTGACGGGCCGGTCGACCGGGGCGTGGGCGAACAGCCGGACGCCGTCGCCCACCAGCAGGGCACCGTCAGCACCCAGGCTGGCGAGGACGGTGCCCACCCCCCTGCGGCGGAGCTGCTCGGCCGCGGTGATGGCCTGGGCGAGGGAGGGGAGGGGCGCGGCGACCGCCTCGGCCAGCTCGTCGAGGTTCGGCTTGATGAGGTCGGGACCGGCGTCGATCGCCGTGCCGAGGCCCGCACCGGAGGTGTCGATCGCCACCCGGGCGCCGGCGGCGTGGCCGCGCGTGATCAGATCGGCCCAGAACCGGTCGCCGACGCCGGGCGGAAGGCTCCCGGAGCCGACCAGCCACGCGGCGCCGGCGACGGCGGACTCGGCGGCGCCGAGCAGCGCGTCGACCTCGTCGCCGTCGAGCGCGGGCCCCTCCTCGTTGACCTTGGTGACCGTGCCGTCGGGCTCGACAAGGCTGACGTTCGCCCGGACGGCGCCGCGGATCGGCACCCGCACCGGGGTGATGCCGCGCTCGGCCAGGAGGCCGACGAGCTGCTCGCCCTCCGCCCCGCCGACGGGCACGACCGCGGTCGCGTCCACGCCGGCTGCGCGCAGGGCCCGGACGACGTTGATGCCCTTCCCGCCGGGGTCGACCTGCGCGCGGTCGGTGGCCCGCAGGACCTGCCCGCGCTCGAGGGCCGTGATCGCCAGGGTCCGGTCGACGCTCGGGTTGGGCGTGACGGTGACGATCACGCGCGCACCACCTCGATCCCGAGGGCCTCCATGTCCACGCCGAGGCCGGCGTCGAGGCCGGTGTCGGTGATGAACGTGTCGATGTCGCCGAGGTCGCCGAAGCGGACCAGGTGGTCGTTGCCGACCTTCGTGTGGTCCGCCAGCAGGACCGACCGGCGGGCCGAGGCGATCATCGCCCGCTTCGTCGCGGCCTCGGTCGGGTCCGGGGTGGTCAGCCCGTGCTCCAGGGAGACGCCGTTGGTGGCCATGAAGGCCACGTCGACGAACAGGTCGCGGAGGATGCCGGCGGCCCAGGAGTCGACCGCGGCGAGCGTCCGCCCGCGCACGCGGCCGCCGATGACCAGGACGG
The nucleotide sequence above comes from Euzebya sp.. Encoded proteins:
- a CDS encoding PTS sugar transporter subunit IIA, yielding MADAAPGTSSRPVGELLPRAGIKLGLASTDRADAVAQAGALLVELGAVQPAYADAMQEREAMVSSYVGEQFAIPHGTNDARALVNRPCLAFLQFPDGIDWEGQDVRACIAIAAAADEHVQVMSTLATILLDPARAEALRTTDDPEVVLALLAGDG
- a CDS encoding zinc-dependent dehydrogenase, producing the protein MLAANFHEPGDLRLEDVPEPTAGPGELKLRMHATATCGTDAKIFRHGHPRLDPPQVIGHELAGEVVEVGEGTEGFAVGDRVQVIAAVPCGECWACEAGIAQVCENQTSMGYQYPGGFAEYMIVPELVVRVGGVNPIPEGLSYAEAAVTEPLACALNAQELARVGEGDVVVVMGAGPIGCLHVRLARSKGAARVFLTDINADRLKLSADRVEPDAMIEGSGQEVIDAVRELTGGRGASVVITAAPSGKAQEDAIEMVAPEGRISFFGGLPKDDPYIRLDSNAVHYKELTIVGANGSSPDHNRRALDLIASGAVPVEDLITHRMPLSEVHRAIEAVISGEAIKVVVEP
- the pfkB gene encoding 1-phosphofructokinase, translating into MIVTVTPNPSVDRTLAITALERGQVLRATDRAQVDPGGKGINVVRALRAAGVDATAVVPVGGAEGEQLVGLLAERGITPVRVPIRGAVRANVSLVEPDGTVTKVNEEGPALDGDEVDALLGAAESAVAGAAWLVGSGSLPPGVGDRFWADLITRGHAAGARVAIDTSGAGLGTAIDAGPDLIKPNLDELAEAVAAPLPSLAQAITAAEQLRRRGVGTVLASLGADGALLVGDGVRLFAHAPVDRPVSSVGAGDSLLAGYLAALDRDGAGPAEALRLAVAYGAAAVQLPGSSLPRPADLRPDDVVVEEDPDPGRPLRSWVMADSGARIAAG
- the ptsP gene encoding phosphoenolpyruvate--protein phosphotransferase, which translates into the protein MTTVRERQLTGTGVCAGIGIGPVAQMGTPISELPAARVRNDPAEDRARADRALEEVAVDLERRRDRASGEAVDVLEAQVMMARDPTLASMVADAIDDGKPAAYAVEDAIGHFRSALESAGGYLAERAADLDDLRNRVIARLLHLPMPGVPDRDAPFVLVAEDLAPADTVDLDPAKVVALVTERGGPTSHTAIIAKSLGIPAIVSCRGVVDLDEDTEVIVDGSTGVVTVAPDEAALAAARTRIAEREALLATSTGPGRTADGHAVKLLLNLGDVDDTAAADVDAEGVGLFRTEFLFLDRTEEPTEAEQAAAYRRLFEAFGGRVVVVRTLDVGADKPLPFIDPGPGDNPALGLRGWRLRELEPEVIDRQLRALATAAADAPCDVRVMAPMIATAAEAEGFVEWARSAGLPTVGVMVEVPSLALQAERLVEVVDFVSIGTNDLSQYTFAADRLVGELGELLDPWQPAVLDLVARTAAAGRRADVPVGVCGEAASDPLLALVLTGLGCSSLSMSPAALPEVRASLAGTPLARCEELAELALAAADGRAARLAVADAGS
- a CDS encoding HPr family phosphocarrier protein, whose protein sequence is MSTDITSASVSRTVTVGSSVGLHARPAGAVVKLATAQPAVVTLSKGDKGPVDARSLLSLLSLGAEHGDEVTVAAEGEGAQESVDAVADLIATDQDA
- the mtlA gene encoding mannitol-specific PTS transporter subunit IIC, which encodes MSAVAAGAPTPQAGWRARLQKVGGNMAAMVMPNIGAFLAWGLITAMFIETGWTPNESLAEMVGPMINFLLPILIGYTAGRLVHDQRGAVIGAIATTGVIVGSEIPMFLGAMIIGPLAAWVLKEFDKVVQPRIKAGFEMLVNNFSLGILGMGMAIVGYLVIGPVVSALTDVLGNGVDFLVTNSLLPLASILVEPAKVLFLNNAINHGVFGPLGAVEAEELGKSIMFMIETNPGPGLGVLIAFWLAGPREVRPSVPGAMIIHFLGGIHEIYFPYILMKPRLILAAIAGGATGVATFMITGAGLVATPSPGSIFAYLAVTPRGGFFGPLLGIALSTAVAAVVGVILLKLGATEEAPADLEAAAAQSKANKGVRAQPSGA
- a CDS encoding PTS lactose transporter subunit IIB, whose translation is MPEIDGKDVKSVIVACEAGMGSSVLLTTQLGQRLKPYGVSVTHSPVNRLTDDTGDVVVCQQGLSDRARQAAPNTVVLPFNMFMGDPAFDRLEAAVRDGGVLGG